Proteins from a genomic interval of Nocardia sp. BMG51109:
- a CDS encoding PaaI family thioesterase: MTNAIDLDSARAILAAQPFSRLLGAEIGDYDEDGVTLVIPIRPELGQQFGFVHGGVLAYAADNALTYAAALALGPNVLTGGFTITYLRPARGARLRARARVTGATRRQAVCQCEIHAEDEDGESVLVAVAQGTTRAVDRELPSTES, translated from the coding sequence ATGACGAACGCGATCGACCTCGACAGCGCCCGCGCGATCCTCGCCGCCCAGCCGTTCAGCAGACTGCTCGGCGCCGAGATCGGCGACTACGACGAGGACGGCGTGACGTTGGTCATCCCGATCCGCCCGGAACTCGGCCAGCAGTTCGGATTCGTGCACGGCGGCGTTCTCGCCTACGCCGCCGACAACGCCCTCACCTACGCCGCGGCCCTGGCCCTGGGCCCGAACGTGCTCACCGGCGGTTTCACGATCACGTACCTGCGCCCCGCCCGCGGCGCACGCCTCCGCGCCCGCGCCCGCGTCACCGGCGCAACCCGCCGGCAGGCGGTATGTCAGTGTGAAATCCATGCCGAGGACGAAGACGGCGAATCGGTGCTGGTCGCGGTCGCCCAGGGCACCACGCGCGCGGTCGATCGAGAGCTCCCGTCGACCGAATCCTGA
- a CDS encoding DNA polymerase IV, translating to MPRWLLHVDLDQFQAAVEYRRHPELRGRPVIVGGNGDPAEARKVVTCASYPARAFGVRAGMPLRAAARTCPEGVFLPLDMATYEEASDEVMDLLRTFEVRVEVLGWDEAFLAADTDDPERLAGEIRAAVAKLDLGCSIGLGDNKLRAKLATGFAKAVGKGGPDIGEPGTAESGTAESRTAAEPRTAEPRTAEPGDPEPGTAESVDAEPGTAGPDGAQPDDASVEASGTGTFRLTAENWAELMGHRPTSALWGIGPRIAKRLADLGIETVSQLATADRAVLAAEFGPATGPYLWLLGRGVGDTDVLTEPRIPVGRSKSETFPHDLTDRAEIDAQVARLAAEVAEEMIAAGRVTRRVGVTVRSNTFYTRTKQRKLPAPSTDVDEIVRTALQVLDRFALDRPVRLLGVRLELVPE from the coding sequence ATGCCACGCTGGCTGCTGCACGTCGATCTCGACCAGTTCCAGGCGGCGGTGGAATATCGCCGGCACCCGGAGCTGCGTGGGCGGCCGGTCATCGTCGGCGGCAACGGCGATCCTGCCGAAGCACGCAAGGTCGTGACCTGCGCGTCGTATCCGGCGCGGGCGTTCGGTGTACGGGCGGGCATGCCGTTGCGGGCCGCGGCCAGGACCTGCCCGGAGGGCGTGTTCCTGCCGCTGGACATGGCCACCTACGAGGAGGCCTCGGACGAGGTGATGGATCTGCTGCGCACCTTCGAGGTCCGGGTGGAGGTGCTCGGCTGGGACGAGGCGTTCCTGGCGGCCGACACCGACGATCCCGAGCGCCTGGCCGGCGAGATCCGCGCCGCCGTCGCGAAACTGGATCTCGGCTGTTCGATCGGCCTGGGCGACAACAAGCTTCGGGCCAAGCTGGCGACCGGGTTCGCCAAGGCCGTCGGCAAGGGCGGGCCGGATATCGGCGAGCCCGGTACCGCCGAATCCGGTACCGCTGAGTCCCGTACCGCCGCTGAGCCCCGTACCGCCGAGCCCAGAACTGCTGAGCCCGGCGACCCGGAGCCCGGCACTGCCGAGTCAGTCGACGCTGAGCCCGGTACTGCTGGGCCCGATGGCGCTCAGCCCGACGACGCATCCGTCGAGGCGTCCGGCACCGGCACCTTCCGGTTGACGGCCGAGAACTGGGCCGAGCTGATGGGCCACCGGCCGACCAGCGCGCTCTGGGGTATCGGGCCGCGCATCGCGAAGCGGCTGGCCGACCTGGGCATCGAGACGGTTTCCCAGCTGGCGACCGCCGACCGTGCGGTGCTGGCCGCCGAGTTCGGGCCGGCCACGGGGCCCTATCTGTGGCTGCTCGGCCGCGGCGTGGGCGATACGGACGTGCTGACCGAGCCGCGGATTCCGGTGGGCCGCAGCAAATCCGAGACCTTCCCGCACGATCTCACCGACCGCGCCGAGATCGACGCCCAGGTCGCCCGGCTCGCCGCCGAGGTCGCCGAGGAGATGATCGCCGCCGGCCGAGTCACCCGGCGGGTCGGGGTGACCGTGCGCAGCAACACCTTCTACACCCGGACCAAGCAGCGCAAGCTGCCCGCGCCCAGCACCGACGTCGACGAGATCGTGCGGACCGCCCTGCAGGTGCTGGATCGTTTCGCACTCGACCGCCCGGTCCGGCTGCTCGGCGTCCGCCTGGAGTTGGTTCCGGAATGA